A stretch of Mya arenaria isolate MELC-2E11 chromosome 14, ASM2691426v1 DNA encodes these proteins:
- the LOC128218598 gene encoding 39S ribosomal protein L2, mitochondrial-like: MLVLNTYRSLFCTLNKCLPLSRGPGITSTFCTKYAPPPPVDENRPQHTLRYNKPKLKFVVQGIDLKKYTHKPLKYPKTGGRSAVTGKIFNHRYGGGAKQSYRMLDYTRFNNEDGTPKEEKIISIRYDPLRSADIALVGEGRLKRWIIAGENMKIGDIIKSHGEIPDIPINPRVGDSHPVGALPVGTLLHNIEEIPNIGGGLVRAAGSFASIQRRLEDGIVVRLPSGQEAKLDFRCRATIGKVCLPERNLLPIGSAKRSRWFGIRPRSGLFHKKTGYHGRKLSPPKPVVTFEKRTKDRVYEMFDV; this comes from the exons AGGGCCAGGCATAACATCAACGTTTTGTACAAAATACGCTCCACCACCACCAGTTGATGAAAACCGGCCTCAGCATACTTTGAGATACAACAAGCCCAAGTTGAAATTTGTGGTTCAGGGGATTGATCTTAAAAAATACACCCATAAGCCTTTGAAGTATCCCAAAACCGGGGGACGATCAGCTGTCACAG gGAAAATTTTCAACCATCGGTATGGTGGAGGAGCCAAGCAGAGCTACCGAATGTTGGACTACACCAGGTTCAACAACGAAGATGGGACTCCGAAAGAAGAAAag ATTATAAGCATACGGTATGATCCCCTCAGGAGTGCTGACATAGCATTGGTCGGTGAAGGACGTCTCAAG CGCTGGATAATTGCTGGGGAAAACATGAAGATTGGAGACATCATTAAAAGCCATGGCGAAATCCCAGATATTCCAA TTAACCCGAGGGTTGGTGATTCTCACCCAGTGGGGGCCCTTCCGGTAGGGACGCTTCTTCACAACATTGAGGAGATACCGAACATCGGAGGCGGCCTCGTTCGTGCAGCTGGAAGTTTCGCAAGCATCCAACGTCGCCTCGAGGATGGCATAGTAGTTCGTCTTCCATCGGGGCAAGAAGCCAAGCTCGACTTCCGGTGCCGGGCGACCATCGGTAAAGTGTGTCTTCCAGAGCGCAATTTATTACCCATTGGGTCAGCGAAACGAAGCCGGTGGTTTGGTATTCGTCCACGCTCAGGACTTTTTCACAAAAAGACAGGTTATCATGGACGGAAATTAAGTCCGCCCAAACCAGTGGTAACTTTTGAGAAAAGAACAAAAGATAGAgtttatgaaatgtttgatgtttaa